From a region of the Chitinophaga caseinilytica genome:
- a CDS encoding response regulator — protein MKKTILVVDDSVHIRMLLEAMLQHKYKVYTAEDGLSALMWLAAGNTPDIIITDIQMPRLDGWELISNLNSNLLFNDIPVMVLTGISLHDVNFVHPNVVHVINKPFDPRDLIEKIGHQLSRQLPMAANG, from the coding sequence ATGAAGAAGACTATACTCGTAGTAGACGATAGCGTGCATATCAGAATGTTGCTGGAAGCCATGTTGCAGCATAAATATAAAGTGTATACGGCGGAAGACGGACTGAGCGCCCTCATGTGGCTCGCAGCCGGCAACACACCGGACATTATCATCACCGACATCCAGATGCCGCGGCTGGACGGCTGGGAGCTGATCAGCAACCTGAACAGCAACCTGCTTTTCAACGACATCCCCGTGATGGTGCTCACCGGCATTTCATTGCACGATGTCAATTTTGTTCACCCGAACGTGGTTCACGTCATCAACAAACCTTTCGACCCGCGTGATCTTATAGAGAAGATCGGGCATCAGCTCAGCCGACAGCTGCCCATGGCCGCGAACGGATGA
- a CDS encoding acyltransferase family protein: MSQAPHTAPSGQGRISSMDALRALAMFLGVGLHAAMPYTYDHFEGLYHDPYYTDISYDYIFFFIHIFRMQLFYVIAGFFFRLLFLKIGPRPFIRHRAQRILIPFVVGLFTILPLTYLPAAVARVSEAGLPWNGATVSAVLKDIFTWRGPLHLWFLYYLSILYAVGLVAYKVIGSDAAKRLLPLKFFHGDFSPGGILVLMACGSYVSLWMFSSPFVEYAPGLMPKVSFLTYYGIFFLAGWVLHHHMRRIFPLLKRYALPFTLAGVVVGSVVGWVKIAPEAPEVNRALLQAGVTTATICLVTGVAGVFLRWVNAERPAVRYLSDASYWVYLVHVGLLGAVQMYIGRFDFWGPAKYAIALGVTIAVSLATYQWWVRYTKIGFYLHGPRKRPAVGSLPKSDVHGRQPAT, encoded by the coding sequence ATGAGTCAGGCACCCCATACAGCACCTTCCGGCCAAGGCCGTATTTCCAGCATGGACGCGCTCCGTGCATTGGCGATGTTCCTCGGCGTGGGGCTGCATGCGGCCATGCCCTACACGTACGATCATTTCGAAGGGTTGTACCATGATCCGTATTATACCGACATTTCGTACGACTATATTTTCTTCTTCATCCATATTTTCCGGATGCAGCTGTTCTACGTCATAGCGGGGTTCTTTTTCCGGCTGTTGTTCCTGAAGATCGGTCCCCGGCCGTTTATCCGCCATCGCGCGCAGCGGATACTCATTCCGTTCGTGGTGGGCCTTTTCACGATACTGCCGCTCACCTACCTGCCTGCGGCGGTGGCGCGCGTGTCGGAAGCGGGGTTGCCCTGGAATGGGGCAACGGTTTCGGCCGTGCTGAAGGATATTTTTACCTGGAGGGGGCCGCTGCACCTGTGGTTCCTGTATTATCTGTCGATCCTGTATGCCGTGGGGCTCGTGGCCTACAAAGTGATAGGCAGCGATGCTGCGAAGCGGTTGCTGCCGTTGAAGTTCTTCCATGGCGATTTTTCGCCCGGCGGGATCCTCGTGTTGATGGCATGTGGCAGTTACGTGAGCCTGTGGATGTTTTCGTCGCCGTTCGTAGAGTATGCGCCGGGGCTGATGCCTAAAGTTTCTTTCCTGACGTATTACGGGATTTTCTTTTTGGCGGGATGGGTGCTGCACCACCATATGCGTCGGATTTTCCCATTGCTGAAACGCTACGCGCTGCCGTTTACGCTGGCGGGCGTGGTGGTAGGATCGGTCGTGGGATGGGTGAAGATCGCGCCGGAAGCGCCGGAGGTGAACAGGGCGTTGCTGCAGGCCGGGGTTACTACGGCTACGATATGCCTGGTAACGGGCGTGGCCGGAGTCTTTCTGCGCTGGGTAAACGCCGAACGGCCGGCCGTGCGGTACCTTTCAGACGCCTCTTACTGGGTGTACCTGGTGCATGTGGGGCTCTTGGGCGCGGTGCAGATGTATATCGGCCGCTTCGATTTCTGGGGCCCGGCCAAATATGCCATCGCGCTTGGGGTAACCATCGCGGTAAGCCTGGCTACCTATCAGTGGTGGGTGCGGTACACGAAAATCGGCTTTTACCTGCATGGCCCCCGCAAACGGCCCGCAGTGGGGTCTTTGCCGAAA
- a CDS encoding glycosyltransferase family 2 protein, whose amino-acid sequence MANVLYYAWLAVQAVLALYVLQPLILLLIFGHKRAFRAVGGERKEVAPVEDKPRSFGIVVTAHKNLELIPPLVDSALKQTYPHFVVYVVADACEKTDIGIAHPQVKVLVPATHLNAKIRSIDFAIQQFETEHDVIVILDADNLLHPSYLEVLNGHFAKGHRAVQTNMLAKNTDSAYACLDAAGNYFYNFIDRRMRMELGCSANIWGLGIAMELSLYKSIIYRNFLGGFDKKIQADIVKQIPLLAYAEDAKVYDEKIDSGEAMERQRTRWINAYFKYFAYGWDVFSTGLRRMSPNLIYFGINLLRPPLFMQIGAALLMVVVNFWIDPVFSIVWLAILAQFPITFFAIVAVMSRDKRIIASLVWLPAVFLRQVKAMFQIRKANKSFLQTSNSKRIYIEDVLRQ is encoded by the coding sequence ATGGCGAATGTTCTTTACTATGCATGGCTGGCCGTGCAGGCGGTGCTGGCGCTGTACGTGCTGCAACCCCTCATCCTGCTGCTGATATTCGGCCACAAACGGGCCTTCAGGGCTGTTGGGGGAGAACGGAAGGAGGTTGCGCCCGTGGAAGATAAGCCCCGTTCTTTCGGCATCGTGGTAACGGCGCACAAGAACCTGGAGCTCATTCCGCCACTGGTGGATTCTGCGCTGAAACAGACGTACCCCCATTTCGTGGTGTACGTGGTGGCAGACGCCTGCGAGAAAACCGATATCGGGATTGCACACCCGCAGGTGAAAGTGCTGGTGCCGGCCACGCATCTCAACGCAAAGATCCGTTCCATCGATTTCGCCATCCAGCAGTTCGAAACGGAACACGATGTGATCGTGATCCTCGATGCAGACAACCTCCTGCATCCTTCGTACCTGGAAGTATTGAACGGTCATTTCGCGAAAGGGCACCGGGCCGTGCAAACCAATATGCTGGCGAAGAATACCGACAGCGCCTATGCCTGTCTTGATGCGGCGGGGAACTATTTCTACAACTTCATCGACCGCAGGATGCGCATGGAACTGGGCTGCTCCGCCAACATCTGGGGGCTGGGCATCGCCATGGAACTATCGCTGTATAAAAGCATCATTTACCGGAACTTCCTGGGCGGGTTCGATAAAAAGATTCAGGCCGACATCGTGAAGCAAATCCCACTACTGGCTTACGCCGAAGACGCGAAGGTGTACGATGAGAAGATCGATTCCGGGGAAGCGATGGAGCGCCAGCGCACCCGCTGGATCAACGCTTACTTCAAATATTTCGCATATGGATGGGACGTGTTCAGTACCGGCCTCCGGCGCATGAGCCCCAATCTCATCTATTTCGGCATCAACCTGCTCCGGCCGCCGTTGTTCATGCAGATCGGCGCAGCTTTGCTTATGGTGGTGGTGAATTTCTGGATCGATCCCGTGTTCTCCATCGTGTGGCTCGCCATCCTGGCGCAGTTCCCCATTACGTTCTTCGCCATCGTGGCGGTCATGAGCCGCGATAAACGGATCATTGCGTCGCTGGTTTGGCTGCCCGCGGTTTTCCTCCGCCAGGTGAAAGCGATGTTCCAGATACGGAAAGCGAATAAGAGCTTTCTGCAAACCTCCAACAGCAAGCGCATCTATATCGAAGACGTGCTCCGGCAATAA
- a CDS encoding glycosyltransferase yields the protein MGKSCPSRDYSRVMDQHRKIRVLQAIRQGLIGGGESHVLSLVSALDRDRFDPVVLSFTEGPMIDRLREMGVSHHVIPSTRAFDPSTWKTVKKLIEDEGIDIVHAHGSRAASNLLLPVKWSKRPMIYTIHGWSFHDDQPRVQKQLRIWSERLLTSASAANIAVSASNRDTGTKHFSGFKADVVNNGIDRRIFDPSRQFPDVRKELGISPDKTVVGFIARMTLQKDPQTLVLAFAELLRTQRDIVLLMVGDGELKEEVVELARSLGIEHSIVFQPFRTDVPALLQAMDIYCLPSLWEGLPIGLLEAMAMGKAVVATATDGTKEIVRHGGNGVIVPEKNPAALAAALATLHLNPENRNFLQRAARATIEDRFSQESMARQIEDIYLRIVSRQPSKQHERNNARI from the coding sequence TTGGGAAAAAGCTGCCCGTCCCGCGACTATTCCCGCGTGATGGACCAGCACCGCAAAATACGCGTTCTGCAGGCCATCCGCCAGGGCTTGATCGGTGGGGGAGAGTCGCACGTGCTGAGCCTCGTCTCCGCGCTCGACCGCGACCGTTTCGACCCCGTGGTGCTTTCCTTCACGGAAGGCCCCATGATCGACCGGCTCCGCGAAATGGGCGTCAGCCACCACGTCATCCCGTCTACCCGCGCCTTCGATCCTTCCACCTGGAAAACGGTGAAGAAGCTGATCGAAGACGAAGGGATCGACATCGTGCATGCCCATGGTTCCCGCGCAGCCAGCAACCTGCTGCTGCCGGTGAAGTGGAGTAAACGGCCCATGATCTATACGATCCACGGCTGGTCTTTCCACGACGATCAACCCCGGGTGCAAAAGCAACTGCGGATCTGGTCGGAACGGTTGCTCACATCCGCCTCCGCCGCCAACATCGCCGTATCTGCCTCCAACCGCGATACCGGTACGAAACATTTCTCCGGATTCAAAGCCGATGTGGTGAACAACGGCATCGACCGGCGGATTTTCGACCCCTCGCGCCAGTTCCCCGACGTACGGAAGGAACTGGGCATTTCGCCCGATAAAACCGTGGTGGGCTTCATCGCCAGGATGACTTTGCAGAAAGATCCGCAAACGCTCGTCCTCGCATTCGCCGAGCTCCTCCGCACGCAGCGCGACATCGTGCTGCTCATGGTGGGCGACGGCGAGCTGAAAGAGGAAGTGGTGGAACTGGCACGGTCGCTGGGCATCGAACATTCCATCGTGTTCCAGCCGTTCCGTACGGATGTTCCGGCGCTCCTCCAGGCAATGGACATCTACTGCCTGCCTTCGCTCTGGGAAGGGCTGCCGATCGGCCTGCTCGAAGCCATGGCCATGGGTAAAGCGGTGGTGGCAACGGCCACGGACGGCACGAAGGAAATCGTCCGCCACGGCGGCAACGGCGTCATCGTTCCGGAAAAGAACCCGGCTGCATTGGCGGCCGCGCTGGCGACCCTGCACCTCAACCCGGAAAACAGGAATTTCCTGCAGCGGGCGGCCAGGGCCACCATCGAAGACCGGTTCAGCCAGGAAAGCATGGCGCGGCAGATCGAAGACATCTATCTCCGTATCGTTTCAAGACAACCAAGCAAACAACATGAGCGAAATAACGCAAGAATATAA
- a CDS encoding class I SAM-dependent methyltransferase yields MSEITQEYNRAADQKRLQFITDAVSSRFAPGASILDVGCGNGVISRHLGGKGFQVLGIDVSPQSIARANELNQNANTRFEVKSAEELVASGALFDVVICSEVLEHLQDPDALLRVLYQSLKDDGILVVTVPNGNGPRELLVTRPVLAMRESNGWAWKLIVKLKKSMGYSGTTVQSAADNLDHVQFFSRNDLQRMSAGNRFRIVRFGKANFLEDVFPFSFITKKLPALQRLDCKIADLLPAGMTGGFFTVWEKHK; encoded by the coding sequence ATGAGCGAAATAACGCAAGAATATAACAGGGCTGCCGACCAGAAAAGGTTACAGTTCATCACAGACGCGGTCTCGTCGAGGTTTGCGCCGGGCGCAAGTATCCTCGACGTAGGCTGCGGCAACGGGGTCATCAGCCGCCATCTCGGCGGAAAGGGATTCCAGGTGCTGGGGATCGACGTCAGCCCGCAAAGCATTGCGCGGGCCAATGAGCTCAATCAAAATGCCAACACCCGTTTCGAAGTGAAAAGCGCGGAAGAGCTCGTAGCCTCTGGCGCATTATTCGATGTAGTCATCTGCAGCGAAGTGCTGGAACACCTCCAGGACCCGGACGCCCTGCTCCGCGTGCTGTACCAGTCGCTCAAAGACGACGGTATCCTCGTCGTGACCGTTCCCAACGGCAACGGGCCGCGGGAGCTCCTCGTGACCCGCCCGGTGCTGGCCATGCGCGAAAGCAACGGCTGGGCATGGAAGCTCATCGTCAAATTGAAAAAATCGATGGGGTATTCCGGCACCACCGTCCAATCTGCCGCTGACAATCTCGACCACGTGCAGTTCTTTTCACGGAACGATCTGCAGCGCATGTCTGCCGGCAACCGGTTCCGCATCGTACGTTTCGGCAAGGCTAATTTCCTGGAGGACGTGTTTCCGTTCTCTTTCATCACCAAAAAACTGCCAGCGCTCCAGCGGCTCGACTGCAAGATCGCGGACCTGCTGCCGGCGGGCATGACCGGTGGATTTTTTACCGTTTGGGAAAAGCATAAATAA
- a CDS encoding bifunctional GNAT family N-acetyltransferase/carbon-nitrogen hydrolase family protein: protein MAEETIDIRQLTADDYRDLKESMMSAYADMPGSYWREGTIQRLIQLFPDGQIAVTVNGKVVGCALSIIVDYEKFGDDHTYEQITGYYTFSTHNPKGDTLYGIEVFVHPDYRGKRLARRLYDARKALCENLNLEGIVAGGRIPNYEKYADRLNPRQYLEKVQDKEIYDPTLTFQFSNDFIVKKILRNYLPNDTSSKGFATLLQWFNIYYEKDRDTIRYNKSTVRIGLVQWQMRTYGNMDGLLQQVEFFVDAVSDYEADFVVFPEFFNAPLMIEFNQLDPAAAIRGLAKYTEPLREKFSEFAVSYNVNIITGSMPIVIDDLLYNISYLCRRDGTWESFRKIHPTPSEVYSWGMKGGNEVKVFDTDCGKIGILICYDVEFPELGRILAGQGMQILFVPFLTDTQNGYNRVRFCAQARAIENECYVAIAGCVGNLPRVNNMDLQYAQSAVLTPSDFAFPVTGVKADATPNTEMIVVADVDLVLLKELHAFGSVQNLKDIRKDLYEVITRKK, encoded by the coding sequence ATGGCAGAAGAAACGATCGATATCAGGCAACTGACGGCGGATGATTACCGCGACCTTAAAGAATCCATGATGAGCGCGTATGCAGACATGCCCGGCAGCTATTGGCGCGAAGGCACCATCCAGCGGCTCATACAGCTCTTTCCCGACGGACAGATCGCCGTGACCGTAAACGGGAAAGTGGTGGGATGCGCGCTTTCCATCATCGTGGATTACGAGAAATTCGGGGACGACCACACCTACGAACAGATCACGGGCTATTATACTTTCAGCACCCATAACCCGAAGGGCGACACGCTGTACGGCATCGAAGTGTTCGTGCACCCCGATTATCGCGGGAAACGCCTCGCCCGGAGGCTCTACGATGCGCGGAAAGCCCTTTGCGAAAACCTCAACCTCGAAGGCATCGTGGCCGGCGGGCGCATTCCCAACTACGAAAAGTACGCCGACCGCCTGAATCCGCGCCAGTACCTCGAAAAGGTGCAGGACAAGGAAATCTACGATCCCACGCTCACCTTCCAGTTCAGCAACGATTTCATCGTCAAGAAAATATTACGGAACTACCTCCCGAACGACACCTCCTCCAAAGGCTTCGCCACGCTGCTGCAGTGGTTCAATATCTATTATGAAAAAGACCGCGACACCATCCGCTACAACAAATCCACCGTGCGGATCGGACTCGTGCAATGGCAGATGCGGACTTACGGGAACATGGACGGCCTCCTGCAGCAAGTGGAGTTTTTCGTGGACGCCGTGAGCGATTACGAAGCGGATTTCGTCGTGTTCCCGGAATTTTTCAATGCGCCCCTCATGATCGAGTTCAACCAGCTCGATCCCGCAGCGGCCATCCGTGGACTGGCAAAATATACCGAGCCCCTGCGCGAGAAATTCTCCGAATTCGCCGTGAGCTACAACGTCAATATCATCACCGGCAGCATGCCCATCGTGATCGACGACCTGCTGTACAATATCAGCTACCTCTGCCGCCGCGACGGTACCTGGGAATCTTTCCGAAAAATCCATCCCACGCCCAGCGAAGTATATAGCTGGGGCATGAAGGGCGGGAACGAAGTAAAGGTGTTCGATACGGATTGCGGGAAGATCGGGATCCTCATCTGCTATGACGTCGAATTCCCGGAACTGGGGCGGATCCTGGCGGGACAGGGGATGCAAATCCTCTTCGTTCCCTTCCTCACCGATACGCAAAACGGCTACAACCGCGTGCGCTTCTGCGCGCAGGCCCGTGCTATCGAAAACGAATGCTACGTGGCCATCGCCGGGTGCGTGGGCAACCTTCCCCGCGTCAACAATATGGACCTGCAATACGCACAGTCTGCGGTGCTTACGCCTTCAGACTTCGCATTTCCCGTTACCGGCGTTAAGGCCGATGCCACGCCCAATACGGAAATGATCGTGGTGGCGGATGTAGACCTCGTACTGCTGAAAGAACTGCATGCATTTGGAAGCGTCCAGAATCTGAAGGATATTCGCAAAGATTTATACGAAGTGATCACCCGGAAAAAATAA
- a CDS encoding sugar transferase produces MQRMQPDRPDRLLVVSSIHSAAKILRDQLPMDVKPSYIICNISSTGRPAELVKQIRSLDALADVPMFGYVQQLTPELRQQIRSAGGIDNLVTAETSVDEFISIRDQAIRLRSLATKPAQTTGDIKPRRAPSAYVNHYVKRGIDILAAGTGLLILSPLLLLIAALIKLESKGPVFYISRRAGQRYRIFNFYKFRTMVNDADQQVKNMAHLNQYDTGDKGPVFFKISNDPRVTRLGSFLRNSSLDEIPQLLNVLLGHMSLVGNRPLPLYEAASLTTDSYCGRFMAPAGLTGLWQVKKRGKKDMSVEERIKLDIEYAQKHTVLFDMWILASTPNALLQKDNV; encoded by the coding sequence ATGCAGCGCATGCAGCCAGACAGGCCCGACCGGCTCCTGGTTGTCAGCAGCATTCATTCCGCCGCGAAAATACTGCGGGACCAGCTGCCGATGGATGTGAAGCCGTCATATATCATTTGCAACATCAGCTCCACGGGCAGGCCCGCGGAACTGGTAAAGCAGATCCGCTCCCTCGATGCGCTGGCAGACGTGCCCATGTTCGGATATGTGCAACAGCTTACGCCGGAACTCCGCCAGCAGATCCGTTCCGCCGGCGGCATCGATAACCTGGTAACGGCCGAAACTTCGGTCGATGAATTCATTTCCATCCGCGACCAGGCCATCCGTCTCCGCTCGCTCGCTACAAAGCCCGCGCAGACCACCGGCGATATCAAGCCCCGCAGGGCCCCTTCCGCCTACGTTAACCATTATGTAAAAAGAGGGATCGACATCCTCGCCGCAGGGACCGGGCTGCTTATTCTCAGCCCACTGCTGCTGCTCATCGCCGCGCTTATCAAACTGGAATCGAAAGGGCCCGTTTTCTATATCTCCCGACGCGCCGGCCAGCGTTACCGCATCTTCAACTTCTACAAGTTCAGGACAATGGTCAACGACGCCGACCAACAGGTGAAGAACATGGCCCATCTCAACCAGTACGATACCGGCGATAAAGGCCCCGTGTTCTTCAAGATCAGCAACGATCCCCGCGTAACCCGCCTCGGCAGCTTCCTGCGCAATTCCAGCCTCGACGAAATCCCCCAATTGCTGAACGTACTGCTGGGACATATGTCGCTGGTCGGCAACAGGCCCTTGCCGCTCTACGAAGCCGCATCGCTCACTACCGACAGCTATTGCGGAAGGTTCATGGCGCCAGCGGGGCTCACCGGGCTCTGGCAGGTGAAGAAACGGGGGAAGAAAGATATGAGCGTGGAAGAAAGGATCAAACTGGATATCGAGTACGCCCAGAAGCATACCGTGCTGTTCGACATGTGGATCCTGGCCAGCACGCCCAATGCGCTCCTTCAGAAAGACAACGTATAA
- a CDS encoding glycosyltransferase family 2 protein, with protein sequence MITIKVILFLSLFILFFSYLGYGIVVAAAVRLKRLFRRPKPLPDGYFPETTLVVAAYNEAGFIREKIANTLALDYPEGKLHILFITDGSTDGTDAIVGSYPSVRLMHEPARLGKTAALNRAMQQVQTPIVIFCDANTLLNDQAVKCIVRHYQDPRCGGVAGEKKVIAGEGGAENAEGIYWKYESLLKRLDAELFSVVGAAGELFSVRTELYRPVEKDVVLDDFIISLRICAEGYRIAYAPDAYAMESPSAGIGEEHKRKVRISAGGFQAISRLAGLLNFFRHPVLTFQYLGHRVLRWTLAPLSLPVALITNIWLVLAGYGGIYSILLAAQCVFYAAALTGWALAMRDIKFKPAYVPFYFVFMNVSIYEGFFRFIRKKQQAAWDKAVRAPTLQNS encoded by the coding sequence ATGATCACCATTAAAGTCATATTGTTTCTCAGTCTTTTTATCCTGTTCTTCAGTTATTTGGGTTACGGGATAGTCGTGGCCGCAGCGGTGCGGCTGAAGCGCCTCTTCCGCCGTCCCAAACCCTTGCCCGACGGCTATTTCCCGGAAACTACGCTTGTCGTGGCCGCCTATAATGAGGCCGGTTTCATCCGCGAAAAAATCGCCAATACGCTTGCCCTCGATTATCCCGAAGGGAAACTGCATATATTATTTATCACCGACGGCAGCACGGATGGTACCGATGCGATCGTGGGCTCCTACCCTTCCGTTCGGTTGATGCACGAACCGGCGCGCCTGGGCAAAACGGCCGCACTGAACCGTGCGATGCAGCAGGTGCAGACGCCCATCGTTATTTTCTGCGACGCCAACACGTTATTGAACGATCAGGCGGTGAAATGTATCGTCCGCCATTACCAGGATCCCCGGTGCGGCGGCGTGGCAGGCGAAAAGAAAGTGATCGCGGGGGAAGGCGGAGCGGAGAACGCGGAGGGCATTTACTGGAAATACGAATCGCTGCTCAAGCGGCTGGATGCGGAACTTTTCAGTGTGGTGGGCGCTGCGGGCGAACTGTTTTCCGTGCGAACGGAATTGTACCGGCCCGTTGAGAAAGACGTGGTGCTCGACGATTTTATCATTTCCCTCCGGATCTGCGCCGAAGGTTACCGGATCGCCTATGCGCCGGATGCCTACGCGATGGAAAGCCCTTCGGCCGGCATCGGCGAAGAGCATAAGCGGAAGGTGCGGATCAGTGCGGGCGGGTTCCAGGCGATCAGCCGGCTCGCCGGATTGCTGAATTTCTTCCGGCACCCGGTGCTGACGTTCCAGTACCTGGGCCACCGCGTGCTGCGGTGGACGCTGGCGCCCCTGAGCCTTCCGGTGGCGCTCATCACCAACATCTGGCTCGTGCTGGCGGGTTATGGAGGCATATACTCGATACTATTGGCGGCGCAGTGCGTTTTTTACGCGGCGGCTTTAACGGGCTGGGCGCTGGCTATGCGCGATATCAAATTCAAACCGGCCTACGTGCCGTTTTATTTTGTGTTCATGAATGTGTCCATTTACGAAGGATTTTTCCGATTTATCCGTAAAAAACAGCAAGCCGCGTGGGACAAAGCGGTACGCGCCCCAACACTGCAAAATTCATGA
- a CDS encoding glycosyltransferase family 2 protein: MEQLKTAPLVSIIALNFNQTAVTCEFLESTKQLTYPNFETIVIDNGSKVDPTAQIEAGNYPNLKLIISPENLGFTGGNNLGIEHAKGEFVFIVNNDTEVTPDLLQHLLAPFEADPNIGVVCPKIRFWHHPNVIQYAGFHKMNLLTGRTWAVGSKEEDNGQHNTSGPTWCAHGAAMMVKREVIEKVGRFAEKFFIYYEESDWSARILRAGYKIYYNADGLIFHKESITMGKESPIKVYYMTRNRILYMRRNTSKRQLAAFYLFFGCLTFPKSVLKYTLKGKFDHLGSFLRGTFWNLTQSKYSPV, translated from the coding sequence ATGGAACAGCTGAAAACAGCGCCCCTGGTTTCGATCATCGCATTGAACTTTAACCAGACGGCCGTTACATGTGAGTTCCTGGAATCGACGAAGCAACTGACGTACCCAAATTTCGAGACCATCGTCATCGATAACGGTTCCAAAGTAGATCCCACAGCCCAGATCGAAGCCGGGAACTATCCCAATTTAAAGCTTATCATCAGTCCCGAAAACCTCGGTTTCACCGGCGGTAACAACCTCGGCATCGAGCACGCCAAAGGTGAGTTCGTGTTTATTGTGAACAACGACACCGAAGTAACGCCCGACCTGTTGCAACACCTCCTCGCACCGTTCGAAGCCGATCCGAACATCGGCGTCGTATGCCCGAAAATCCGTTTCTGGCATCATCCCAACGTGATCCAGTACGCCGGTTTCCATAAGATGAACCTGCTGACCGGGCGCACCTGGGCCGTAGGCAGCAAGGAGGAAGACAACGGCCAGCACAACACTTCCGGCCCCACCTGGTGCGCGCACGGTGCCGCCATGATGGTAAAGCGCGAAGTGATCGAGAAAGTAGGGCGCTTCGCGGAGAAATTCTTCATCTACTACGAAGAATCCGACTGGTCGGCCCGCATCCTCCGCGCCGGGTATAAAATCTATTACAATGCCGACGGACTGATCTTCCACAAGGAATCCATCACCATGGGAAAGGAAAGCCCGATCAAGGTATACTACATGACGCGCAACCGCATCCTGTACATGCGCCGCAACACGTCGAAACGGCAGCTCGCCGCTTTCTACCTGTTCTTCGGTTGCCTGACCTTCCCGAAATCGGTGCTGAAATACACGCTGAAAGGCAAATTCGATCATCTCGGATCATTCCTGCGCGGCACTTTCTGGAACCTGACGCAATCCAAATATTCCCCCGTTTAA
- a CDS encoding NAD-dependent epimerase/dehydratase family protein — MSKITSLVTGGAGFIGSHVVRHCLELGHEVVVLDDLSGGFEDHIPAGARFVQGSITDDQLVTSLFEEYKFTYVYHLAAYAAEGLSHFIRRFNYNNNLVGSINLINESIKHKVKCFVFTSSIAVYGAGQLPMREDMTPMPEDPYGVSKYAVELDLKAAHEMFGLNYVVFRPHNVYGENQNIGDKYRNVIGIFMNQIMQGQQLTIFGDGEQTRAFSYIDDVAIPIAHSVNTPASYNQVFNIGADKPYTVNELAKVVGACFGVEPSINYLAARNEVMHAYSDHTKAHAVFGAGSGVSLDEGIRRMAEWAKVVGARKSKEFENIEIYEKLPQGWEKAARPATIPA; from the coding sequence ATGTCTAAAATTACTTCACTGGTTACCGGCGGCGCCGGATTTATCGGATCACACGTAGTACGCCATTGCCTCGAATTAGGGCATGAAGTGGTAGTGCTCGACGATCTCAGCGGCGGCTTCGAAGACCACATTCCCGCAGGCGCCCGCTTCGTGCAGGGCTCCATCACCGACGATCAGCTCGTGACGAGCCTTTTCGAAGAATACAAATTCACTTACGTATACCACCTGGCCGCTTATGCCGCAGAAGGCCTGTCGCATTTCATCCGCCGTTTCAACTACAACAACAACCTCGTTGGCAGTATCAACCTCATCAACGAATCGATCAAGCATAAAGTGAAATGCTTCGTCTTTACCTCGTCTATCGCCGTTTATGGCGCCGGACAGCTGCCCATGCGAGAAGATATGACCCCCATGCCCGAGGACCCCTACGGCGTTTCCAAATACGCTGTGGAGCTGGACCTGAAAGCCGCCCACGAAATGTTCGGCCTCAATTACGTAGTATTCCGCCCGCATAACGTATATGGCGAAAACCAGAACATCGGCGACAAATACCGTAATGTGATCGGCATCTTCATGAACCAGATCATGCAGGGCCAGCAGCTCACCATCTTCGGCGATGGCGAACAAACGCGCGCTTTCAGCTATATCGACGACGTGGCCATCCCCATCGCGCATAGCGTGAACACGCCCGCATCCTACAACCAGGTGTTCAACATCGGTGCAGACAAGCCCTACACCGTGAACGAACTGGCGAAAGTAGTAGGCGCCTGCTTCGGCGTGGAGCCCAGCATCAATTACCTGGCCGCACGCAACGAAGTGATGCATGCCTATTCCGACCACACGAAAGCACACGCCGTTTTCGGCGCCGGTTCGGGCGTATCGCTCGATGAAGGCATCCGCCGGATGGCAGAATGGGCGAAAGTGGTAGGCGCGCGCAAAAGCAAGGAATTCGAGAACATCGAGATATACGAGAAACTTCCGCAGGGTTGGGAAAAAGCTGCCCGTCCCGCGACTATTCCCGCGTGA